A window of the Cloacibacillus sp. An23 genome harbors these coding sequences:
- a CDS encoding CsgG/HfaB family protein: MTFVAFWAVYPSVLEAAGRERIRIAVMDFRDNSNAAAPARAIQDMMSGELAKIPAFSVVERAHLDSVAQEQRMSAQGLTDELASVEMSHIKAAQYLIAGAITQYHYQASGGAVPVPVPFLGGVAVASEEAHVTLDVRLIDTTTSEVVATLRQTGVANQTQGGIATAYGGFGAGKAGGLLSQATFEAVTKIVYELQDKLLGDSGAYRVLSASTKEVMCNLGSANSSVKKGDRFVAYRRGEVIRDFDGTELGVEKNYLCMFQITSVDTGYSTGKIIKGCVPRRGALVSRAPSNWKELKYAADDYGGAGGFDIDAAMEEKRREFN; encoded by the coding sequence CTGACATTTGTAGCGTTTTGGGCCGTTTATCCGTCTGTTCTTGAAGCGGCCGGGCGCGAGCGCATCCGTATTGCCGTTATGGATTTCCGCGACAATTCCAACGCGGCGGCTCCGGCACGCGCCATTCAGGATATGATGTCGGGCGAGTTGGCTAAGATTCCTGCGTTTTCCGTCGTGGAGCGCGCGCATCTGGATTCTGTCGCACAGGAACAGAGAATGTCGGCTCAGGGGCTTACTGACGAGTTGGCCAGCGTCGAGATGTCGCATATCAAGGCCGCGCAGTATCTTATCGCAGGAGCAATCACTCAGTACCACTACCAGGCAAGCGGCGGGGCGGTGCCTGTCCCGGTGCCGTTCCTCGGCGGGGTGGCGGTAGCGTCGGAGGAGGCTCACGTTACGCTGGACGTTCGGCTTATCGACACTACGACGAGCGAGGTGGTCGCTACTCTGCGTCAGACCGGCGTCGCGAACCAGACGCAGGGCGGCATCGCTACGGCTTACGGCGGGTTTGGCGCAGGCAAGGCCGGCGGACTGCTTTCTCAGGCCACTTTTGAGGCCGTTACCAAAATCGTTTATGAGCTTCAGGATAAGCTGCTCGGCGACAGCGGCGCGTACCGCGTGCTTTCCGCTTCAACGAAGGAAGTCATGTGCAATCTCGGCAGCGCCAACAGCAGCGTCAAGAAGGGCGACAGGTTCGTGGCGTATCGCCGTGGAGAGGTGATACGTGACTTCGACGGGACGGAGCTTGGGGTTGAGAAGAATTATCTTTGCATGTTCCAGATAACCTCCGTCGATACTGGCTATTCGACCGGAAAGATCATAAAAGGATGCGTCCCGCGTCGGGGTGCGCTCGTTTCTCGCGCGCCGTCAAATTGGAAAGAATTGAAGTATGCGGCCGACGACTACGGCGGTGCCGGCGGATTCGACATCGACGCGGCGATGGAAGAGAAACGTCGCGAATTTAACTGA
- a CDS encoding helix-turn-helix domain-containing protein: MRNRNQKLIAERIRGLRGDKTQNEVAELLHITQAYLSEIERGKKVPSKALLFEIAEKFNTTVSYLIGETNTVVLPELLDGAGNSAPTAVPTPRDDDAECILLGVLEFNDILEACRVGTFVKKMGAHIYVPMTDIGERYSESNLPFVLKLSGGNNRLFGFPDGSRAVINPEDTLHNFDIALVYYNGDLALKKIMNKDDEIELISFDGSKIYVSDDEVLDGDFKIFGKLTSVTLTPNHGF, translated from the coding sequence ATGAGAAACAGAAATCAGAAACTCATCGCAGAACGGATACGTGGGCTTCGTGGCGATAAAACGCAGAACGAGGTAGCCGAACTGCTGCATATCACACAGGCCTACCTAAGCGAAATAGAGAGAGGGAAAAAAGTTCCATCTAAGGCTCTGCTGTTTGAAATCGCAGAGAAATTCAACACAACCGTCAGTTATCTTATCGGAGAGACCAACACGGTCGTATTGCCTGAACTTTTGGACGGTGCAGGCAATTCAGCCCCGACAGCTGTCCCGACTCCTCGTGATGACGACGCAGAGTGCATATTGCTTGGAGTACTGGAATTTAACGATATACTTGAAGCATGCCGTGTAGGAACATTTGTCAAAAAAATGGGGGCGCACATATATGTCCCAATGACAGACATCGGCGAACGTTACAGCGAGTCAAATCTGCCGTTTGTGCTCAAACTCTCCGGTGGGAACAACAGGCTGTTCGGCTTTCCAGATGGCAGCAGAGCCGTTATAAATCCTGAGGATACACTGCACAATTTTGACATAGCGCTTGTATATTACAATGGGGACTTGGCGCTGAAAAAAATTATGAATAAGGATGATGAAATAGAGTTGATTTCTTTCGATGGTTCTAAGATTTACGTGAGCGACGACGAAGTTCTCGACGGAGATTTCAAGATATTCGGCAAGCTGACGTCAGTAACGCTTACCCCAAATCACGGTTTCTAG
- the coaD gene encoding pantetheine-phosphate adenylyltransferase — MIRAVYPGSFDPITNGHIYISERAAALFDELIVAVLVNPEKRSTFSEEERQIMAREALVHLPNVKVKYFNGLLVDFMRQQQSRIIIRGLRALSDFEYEFQLAQMNRQLAPEIETFFIATDAKYSYLSSRGIKAAFQFGGAVRDMVPPGVYRRLRERIPPREM; from the coding sequence ATGATCAGAGCGGTCTACCCAGGCTCGTTCGACCCGATAACGAACGGCCACATTTATATATCAGAGCGCGCGGCGGCGCTCTTCGACGAACTCATCGTCGCGGTGCTCGTCAACCCGGAAAAACGCTCGACCTTCAGCGAAGAGGAACGCCAGATAATGGCGCGCGAGGCGCTCGTCCACCTTCCCAACGTCAAAGTCAAATACTTCAACGGCCTGCTCGTGGACTTCATGCGCCAGCAGCAGAGCCGCATAATAATCCGAGGCCTGCGCGCCCTCTCCGACTTCGAATACGAATTCCAGCTCGCGCAGATGAACCGCCAGCTCGCGCCCGAGATAGAGACCTTCTTCATCGCCACCGACGCGAAATATTCTTATCTGTCGAGCCGCGGCATCAAAGCCGCCTTCCAGTTCGGCGGAGCAGTGCGCGACATGGTCCCCCCCGGTGTCTACCGCCGTTTGAGGGAAAGGATACCGCCGAGGGAGATGTAG
- a CDS encoding RsmD family RNA methyltransferase, whose product MKEMRPTSGKVMLALFNILGNIHGKGFLDLFSGSGRIAAAARVKGASPVVCVESDRRRHAAIVKSVPDGVKCLCADVRRVVPKLAKSGESFDIIFADPPYNLGWGEELPALIEANESLLAAGGVWIFERSEEEEPAPLDAEKWEREDRKYGGTVLSFYTRRKDE is encoded by the coding sequence ATGAAAGAAATGAGGCCGACGTCCGGCAAAGTCATGCTGGCGCTCTTCAACATACTCGGCAACATACACGGGAAGGGCTTCCTCGACCTTTTCTCGGGCAGCGGACGCATAGCGGCGGCGGCGAGAGTCAAGGGCGCGTCGCCGGTCGTCTGCGTCGAGTCGGACCGCAGGAGGCACGCCGCCATTGTTAAGAGCGTCCCGGACGGAGTAAAATGTCTCTGCGCGGACGTGCGCCGCGTCGTGCCGAAGCTCGCGAAGAGCGGCGAGAGCTTCGACATAATCTTCGCCGACCCGCCTTACAACCTCGGCTGGGGCGAAGAGCTCCCGGCGCTCATAGAGGCGAACGAAAGCCTGCTCGCAGCGGGCGGCGTCTGGATATTCGAGCGCTCCGAGGAGGAAGAGCCAGCGCCTCTCGACGCGGAGAAATGGGAGCGCGAAGATAGGAAATACGGCGGAACTGTGCTCAGCTTTTACACCAGGAGGAAAGACGAATGA
- the trmB gene encoding tRNA (guanosine(46)-N7)-methyltransferase TrmB — protein MWWNLNEVIVARNDGLPLDWAALSPSGRVLVEIGFGNGEFLEFLGRSNPDKLVVGVEVSQWCAAKGARRVLAAGLTNVRIMHGDARFLLRYCFAPESVEKVYMNFPCPWPKARHAQRRVTVPAFAGLINYLLEPGGSFELATDVDWYADETAEVFASCASFRAEPVVKNPERPYVTKYERKWKAMDKDTWLLVIRKEGRLEEKPETEEEWPMECEANTKKSVKEVLGALRGAEGAGVGGKGHWVFREAFLSEEGVGLLLVITADEGFEQHFYLKVLPHHSGVTIKVDSVGHPYRTPAMRAALLKALAEAQN, from the coding sequence ATGTGGTGGAACCTTAACGAAGTGATCGTCGCGCGGAACGACGGGCTGCCGCTCGACTGGGCGGCACTGTCGCCCTCGGGCCGCGTCCTCGTCGAAATAGGCTTCGGCAACGGCGAGTTCCTCGAATTCCTCGGACGTTCCAACCCCGACAAACTCGTCGTCGGCGTCGAAGTGTCCCAGTGGTGCGCCGCGAAGGGCGCGCGCCGCGTGCTCGCCGCGGGGCTGACGAACGTGCGCATAATGCACGGCGACGCGCGCTTCCTGCTGCGTTATTGCTTCGCGCCTGAGAGCGTGGAGAAGGTCTACATGAACTTCCCATGCCCGTGGCCCAAGGCGCGCCACGCGCAGCGCCGCGTCACTGTGCCGGCCTTCGCGGGGCTCATAAATTATCTGCTCGAACCGGGCGGGAGCTTCGAGCTCGCGACCGACGTAGACTGGTACGCGGACGAGACGGCGGAGGTCTTCGCATCGTGCGCTTCATTCCGCGCCGAGCCCGTCGTGAAAAACCCGGAACGCCCCTACGTCACTAAATACGAAAGAAAATGGAAGGCCATGGACAAAGACACGTGGCTGCTCGTGATACGCAAAGAAGGCCGGCTCGAGGAGAAGCCGGAGACAGAGGAGGAATGGCCTATGGAGTGCGAGGCGAATACTAAAAAAAGCGTGAAGGAAGTGCTCGGCGCTCTACGCGGAGCCGAAGGCGCGGGCGTCGGCGGCAAAGGCCACTGGGTGTTCCGCGAGGCGTTCCTCTCGGAAGAGGGCGTCGGCCTGCTGCTCGTGATAACCGCCGACGAGGGCTTCGAACAGCACTTCTATCTGAAAGTCCTGCCGCACCACAGCGGCGTCACGATAAAGGTCGACTCCGTGGGGCACCCGTACCGCACGCCCGCGATGCGCGCCGCGCTGCTCAAAGCGCTCGCCGAGGCGCAGAACTGA
- the rsmA gene encoding 16S rRNA (adenine(1518)-N(6)/adenine(1519)-N(6))-dimethyltransferase RsmA yields MAEKGRFIHNTDIGQNFLIDESVVAYTVKRAAPAADDVILEIGPGGGILTRGLLSAKPRALYAVEVDERLRGGLERIAADDGRLRLFWGDAVRFDYRAELPEVPTKIVANLPYHITTPILWTFLENLIPAGVSYMLLMVQLESAERIASPARSRARSPLGVTVEAMGGAEILRKVPPQAFRPQPRVNSALIEIRIEKNRELANDRTWRALLARSFAQRRKTLVNNWTAGYAGIDRERALEILERRGLSATARAEELTLEKWFELVQEPDFAIKDKGGLRNVVEP; encoded by the coding sequence ATGGCGGAAAAAGGACGCTTCATACACAACACTGACATTGGACAGAACTTTCTCATAGACGAATCGGTCGTCGCCTACACGGTAAAGCGCGCCGCGCCGGCGGCGGACGACGTTATTCTCGAAATCGGCCCGGGCGGCGGCATACTGACGCGCGGCCTGCTCTCGGCGAAGCCGCGCGCTCTCTACGCCGTCGAGGTGGACGAGCGGCTTCGCGGCGGGCTCGAGCGCATCGCCGCGGACGACGGGCGGCTTCGGCTCTTCTGGGGCGACGCGGTGCGCTTCGACTACCGCGCTGAACTTCCCGAAGTCCCGACGAAGATAGTCGCGAACCTCCCGTATCACATAACGACGCCGATTTTGTGGACTTTTCTTGAAAACCTCATCCCCGCCGGCGTGAGCTACATGCTGCTGATGGTGCAGCTAGAGTCCGCGGAGCGCATCGCCTCCCCGGCGCGCAGCCGCGCGCGCTCGCCGCTCGGCGTGACGGTCGAAGCGATGGGAGGCGCGGAAATTCTGCGCAAAGTCCCGCCGCAGGCCTTCCGTCCGCAGCCGCGCGTGAACTCCGCGCTCATTGAGATAAGGATAGAAAAGAACCGCGAGCTCGCGAACGACCGCACGTGGCGCGCGCTGCTCGCGCGCTCATTCGCGCAGCGGCGCAAGACTCTCGTCAACAACTGGACGGCTGGCTACGCCGGGATAGACCGCGAACGCGCGCTCGAAATCCTGGAGCGGCGCGGCCTTTCCGCGACGGCGCGCGCCGAGGAGCTGACGCTTGAAAAATGGTTCGAGCTCGTGCAGGAGCCGGACTTCGCGATAAAAGACAAAGGAGGCCTCCGCAATGTGGTGGAACCTTAA
- the lepA gene encoding translation elongation factor 4 codes for MKLENIRNFSIIAHVDHGKSTLADRLLEATGTIEKRNMKAQLLDMLDLERERGITIKSVPVRMNYKAGDGREYVLNLIDTPGHVDFSYEVSRSLAACEGAVLVVDASQGVEAQTVANSYLAADLDLELVPVLNKIDLPSAHPEQVKKELEDIIGINADDAVMISAKTGEGVPELLERIVRDIPAPSGDAGAPLQALIFDSVYDNYKGVICYVRVVNGTLEAGKTVRFMATGQSYQLDEVGVFKPDMVKVERLGPGEVGFICASIKTIDEAHVGDTITDDAKPAAEPLAGYKKVKPVVFCGFYPVEREDINQLREALEKLQINDSAISFEPENSAALGFGFRCGFLGLLHMEIAKERLNREFGVDLVATAPNVVYQIVLTNGDVIEAHRPSDFPDQARIEEIREPYIKLSIFMPEQFVGAAMQLCQEKRGTYAGMDYITPERVRLTYDMPLAEFILDFHDRLKSCTRGYASLDYEHIGFRAANLVKVDVLLQEEPVDAFSFICHADQAYHRGHAVVGKLKELIPRQLFEVPVQAAVGKKVIVRMNIKAVRKDVLAKCYGGDVTRKRKLLEKQKEGKKRMKQVGRVSIPQEAFLAFMDVTKSDDK; via the coding sequence ATGAAACTGGAGAATATACGCAATTTCAGCATAATCGCCCACGTGGACCACGGAAAGTCTACGCTCGCCGACCGTCTGCTCGAAGCGACGGGGACGATCGAAAAGCGCAACATGAAGGCACAGCTGCTCGACATGCTCGACCTCGAGCGCGAACGCGGCATAACGATAAAATCCGTTCCCGTGCGCATGAACTACAAGGCCGGCGACGGACGCGAGTACGTGCTGAACCTTATCGACACGCCGGGACACGTGGACTTTTCCTACGAGGTCTCGCGCTCGCTCGCGGCGTGCGAGGGCGCGGTGCTCGTCGTGGACGCCTCGCAGGGCGTCGAGGCGCAGACGGTCGCGAACAGCTATCTCGCGGCCGACCTCGACCTCGAGCTCGTGCCGGTGCTCAACAAGATAGACCTGCCCTCGGCGCACCCGGAGCAGGTCAAGAAGGAGCTTGAGGACATAATCGGCATCAACGCCGACGACGCCGTGATGATCTCCGCAAAGACAGGCGAAGGCGTGCCGGAGCTGCTCGAGCGAATCGTGCGCGACATCCCGGCTCCGTCGGGCGACGCCGGCGCGCCTCTCCAGGCGTTGATTTTCGACTCCGTATACGACAATTACAAGGGCGTCATCTGCTACGTCCGCGTCGTCAACGGTACGCTCGAGGCCGGCAAGACGGTGCGCTTCATGGCGACGGGACAGAGCTATCAGCTCGACGAGGTCGGCGTATTCAAACCGGACATGGTGAAGGTCGAGCGGCTCGGCCCGGGCGAGGTCGGCTTCATCTGCGCCAGCATAAAGACGATAGACGAGGCGCACGTCGGCGACACGATAACCGACGACGCTAAGCCGGCGGCAGAGCCGCTCGCAGGCTACAAGAAGGTCAAGCCCGTCGTATTCTGCGGCTTCTACCCCGTCGAGCGCGAGGACATAAACCAGCTCCGCGAGGCCCTCGAAAAATTACAGATAAACGACTCTGCGATAAGTTTCGAGCCGGAGAACTCGGCGGCCTTGGGCTTCGGCTTCCGCTGCGGCTTCCTCGGCCTGCTGCACATGGAGATTGCTAAGGAACGGCTTAACCGCGAGTTCGGCGTAGACCTCGTCGCGACCGCGCCGAACGTCGTATACCAGATAGTGCTGACCAACGGCGACGTGATAGAGGCGCACCGCCCCTCGGACTTCCCCGACCAGGCGCGCATCGAGGAGATCCGCGAGCCTTACATAAAGCTTTCGATATTCATGCCCGAGCAGTTCGTCGGCGCGGCTATGCAGCTCTGCCAGGAGAAGCGCGGGACTTACGCCGGCATGGACTACATCACGCCTGAGCGTGTGCGCCTCACCTACGACATGCCGCTCGCGGAGTTCATCCTCGATTTCCACGACAGGCTGAAATCCTGCACGCGCGGCTACGCCTCGCTCGACTACGAACACATAGGCTTCCGCGCCGCGAACCTCGTCAAGGTAGACGTTTTACTTCAGGAAGAACCTGTGGACGCCTTCTCCTTCATCTGCCACGCCGACCAGGCCTACCACAGAGGACATGCCGTCGTCGGCAAGCTCAAAGAGCTGATACCGCGCCAGCTCTTCGAAGTGCCGGTGCAGGCCGCGGTCGGAAAGAAGGTCATCGTGCGCATGAACATCAAGGCCGTGCGCAAGGACGTCCTCGCGAAGTGCTACGGCGGCGACGTGACGCGGAAGCGCAAGCTGCTCGAAAAGCAGAAAGAAGGCAAGAAGCGCATGAAGCAGGTCGGTCGCGTCTCGATACCGCAGGAGGCTTTCCTCGCCTTCATGGACGTTACGAAATCCGATGACAAATAA
- the hemW gene encoding radical SAM family heme chaperone HemW has protein sequence MTNKFSQTDKNTQKAAARNDGGFFSDARGSGAAGRASCRSLYVHVPFCARKCNYCAFESAPPREGDFGLWLSALRREIELRSAELGKLSLDTCYVGGGTPTALPPLIWDELIETLEKSFDFAPGAEVTVEANPNSLRAEHLLAWREWRVTRVSVGVQSFDGAELEMMGRLHGPAQARDALSAALAAGFSVSADFIFGLPHQTLENWARTLREAVRIGLSHISLYQLSLEEGTPWENLPRETLPDGYAQYRWAQWYLPKHGYEQYEVANFARAGKESRHNLNYWREGEYLGLGPGAASYIDGAWTKNFGTLREYADALEEGLPPVRESETLDTEARGREAAVLALRTAEGIKRADFARRFGEAALSRIEHIMNGFPKNLYESDGRGIRLTKSGMRVANLIWEELV, from the coding sequence ATGACAAATAAATTTAGTCAAACGGATAAAAACACGCAGAAAGCCGCCGCGCGAAATGACGGCGGCTTTTTTTCTGACGCGCGCGGAAGCGGCGCGGCGGGCCGAGCTTCGTGCCGTTCGCTCTACGTCCACGTGCCTTTCTGCGCGCGCAAGTGCAATTACTGCGCCTTCGAGAGCGCGCCGCCGCGCGAGGGGGACTTCGGGCTATGGCTCTCGGCGCTTCGCCGCGAGATAGAACTGCGAAGCGCCGAGCTCGGAAAACTTTCGCTCGATACCTGCTACGTAGGCGGAGGCACTCCGACCGCGCTGCCGCCGTTGATATGGGACGAACTCATAGAAACTCTCGAAAAATCCTTCGATTTCGCGCCCGGCGCCGAAGTGACGGTCGAGGCGAACCCGAACTCGCTGCGCGCCGAACATCTGCTCGCCTGGCGCGAATGGCGTGTGACGCGCGTCAGCGTCGGCGTGCAGAGCTTCGACGGCGCGGAGCTTGAAATGATGGGTCGCCTGCACGGCCCGGCGCAGGCGCGCGACGCGCTCTCCGCGGCGCTCGCGGCGGGCTTTTCCGTCAGCGCCGACTTCATCTTCGGCCTGCCGCACCAGACGCTCGAAAACTGGGCGCGCACTCTGCGCGAGGCGGTGCGCATAGGCCTTTCACACATCTCGCTCTATCAGCTCTCGCTCGAAGAGGGGACGCCGTGGGAAAATCTTCCGCGCGAGACTCTGCCCGACGGCTACGCTCAGTACCGCTGGGCGCAGTGGTATCTCCCGAAGCACGGCTACGAACAGTACGAGGTCGCGAATTTCGCACGCGCGGGCAAGGAGAGCCGCCACAACCTCAACTACTGGCGCGAGGGCGAATATCTCGGCCTCGGCCCCGGCGCGGCGAGCTACATAGACGGCGCGTGGACGAAAAATTTCGGGACGCTGCGCGAATACGCGGATGCGCTCGAAGAGGGCCTTCCGCCCGTGCGCGAGAGCGAGACCCTCGACACCGAGGCTCGCGGACGCGAGGCCGCGGTCCTCGCGCTGCGCACGGCGGAGGGCATAAAGCGCGCGGACTTCGCGCGGCGTTTCGGCGAAGCGGCGCTTTCGCGTATCGAACATATAATGAACGGTTTCCCGAAAAATCTCTACGAATCCGACGGACGCGGAATCCGCCTCACGAAGAGCGGAATGCGCGTCGCGAACCTTATCTGGGAAGAGCTGGTGTAG
- the selA gene encoding L-seryl-tRNA(Sec) selenium transferase → MRNIPSMDKLLSLPWIAEYEERLGRETVKALLSGLLAAQRAKIIKDRDTAFDANTVAADAKRLLARRARHSLRKVVNATGVVIHTNLGRSLLAKEAVEAVNEVAGAYNTLEYSLDEGARGQRNDHVEWLLCRLTGAEAALAVNNNAAAVVLALSALAKDKESIVSRGELVEIGGSFRIPDIMALSGTRMVEVGTTNRTHLRDYEAAITEECAMLLKIHPSNYRVTGFHSAVPREELAELAHERGLIFMEDLGSGMLIDLSRAGLSSENDPTVAQSLKAGCDIVTFSGDKLLGGPQIGGIVGKKELIAKLKKNQLLRALRVDKMTLSAFEATLRLYLRGAYDRIPTIEMIFKTEDELRASAQRFARRLRAFFKNTQIQRVYIETVPVEDAVGGGSFPQAVLRGWAVSLRLPEMGSAGKLAERLRLCTRPVITGAGDDRVLFHTRTLRQGDEKWIIEALAEILPPAPERKI, encoded by the coding sequence ATGAGAAACATACCATCGATGGACAAGCTGCTCTCTCTGCCGTGGATCGCGGAGTACGAGGAGCGGCTCGGGCGCGAGACGGTGAAAGCCCTTCTTTCCGGGCTGCTTGCGGCGCAGCGGGCCAAGATAATCAAGGACCGCGACACGGCCTTCGACGCGAACACGGTCGCCGCCGACGCGAAGCGGCTGCTCGCGCGCCGCGCGCGGCACAGCCTGCGCAAGGTCGTCAACGCGACCGGAGTCGTGATACATACGAACCTCGGGCGCTCGCTGCTAGCGAAGGAGGCGGTCGAGGCGGTCAACGAGGTCGCCGGCGCCTACAACACCCTCGAGTATTCGCTCGACGAGGGCGCGCGCGGACAGCGCAACGACCACGTTGAGTGGCTGCTCTGCCGCCTCACGGGCGCCGAGGCCGCGCTCGCCGTCAACAACAACGCCGCGGCCGTCGTGCTCGCTCTCTCCGCACTCGCCAAAGACAAAGAATCGATAGTGTCGCGCGGCGAACTTGTGGAAATCGGCGGCTCTTTCCGCATTCCGGACATAATGGCGCTCTCCGGCACCAGAATGGTCGAGGTCGGCACGACGAACCGCACCCATCTGCGCGACTACGAAGCCGCGATAACCGAGGAATGCGCCATGCTGCTCAAGATACATCCGTCAAACTACCGCGTCACGGGCTTCCACTCCGCCGTTCCGCGCGAAGAGCTCGCGGAGCTCGCGCACGAACGCGGGCTGATATTCATGGAGGACCTCGGCAGCGGAATGCTCATCGACCTCTCGCGCGCGGGCCTTTCGAGCGAAAACGACCCGACAGTCGCGCAGTCGCTCAAAGCCGGCTGCGACATAGTCACCTTCTCCGGCGACAAGCTGCTGGGCGGCCCGCAGATAGGCGGAATCGTCGGAAAGAAAGAACTTATAGCCAAGCTCAAGAAAAACCAGCTGCTGCGCGCGCTGCGCGTAGACAAAATGACGCTCTCGGCCTTCGAAGCCACGCTGCGCCTCTACCTGCGCGGAGCCTACGACCGCATCCCGACGATAGAGATGATATTCAAGACAGAAGACGAGCTCCGCGCTTCGGCGCAGCGCTTCGCGCGCCGGCTCAGGGCGTTCTTCAAAAACACGCAGATACAGCGCGTATATATAGAGACAGTCCCCGTCGAAGACGCGGTGGGCGGAGGCTCCTTCCCGCAGGCGGTGCTCCGCGGATGGGCCGTGTCGCTGCGGCTGCCTGAAATGGGCAGCGCGGGCAAACTCGCCGAGCGCCTGCGCCTCTGCACGCGCCCCGTGATAACGGGAGCCGGGGACGACAGAGTGCTCTTCCACACGCGCACGCTGCGCCAGGGCGACGAAAAATGGATAATTGAGGCGTTAGCGGAGATACTTCCGCCCGCGCCCGAAAGGAAAATATAA